Proteins found in one Corynebacterium sanguinis genomic segment:
- a CDS encoding DUF4440 domain-containing protein: MDQLSLDSLLHLERAGWDSLCNSSGADFYGELMTVDGLMVLVNGFVLDREAVILSLNEAPSWDTYEITDARIVAVGDGAATIVYNAMASRGGQEPFEAIMSSTYALVDGKPRLALYQQTTITH; this comes from the coding sequence ATGGATCAGTTGTCTCTGGATTCCCTTTTGCACCTCGAGAGAGCAGGATGGGATTCACTCTGTAATAGCTCGGGGGCCGACTTTTACGGGGAGCTTATGACGGTAGATGGACTTATGGTCCTGGTGAACGGGTTCGTGTTGGACCGCGAAGCCGTCATCCTCTCCCTTAACGAGGCTCCGAGTTGGGACACCTACGAGATCACAGATGCCCGGATAGTTGCAGTTGGAGACGGGGCGGCCACCATTGTCTACAACGCCATGGCGAGTCGCGGTGGTCAGGAGCCATTTGAGGCGATAATGAGCAGCACCTACGCGCTGGTGGACGGTAAGCCCCGGCTCGCGCTCTACCAGCAGACGACAATCACCCACTGA
- a CDS encoding methylated-DNA--[protein]-cysteine S-methyltransferase, with protein sequence MPLSWTTIDSPIGELLLVGSPEGVVRIAFECEDLDDVRRNISDRTGEQLEPGPLGQAEKQLAEYFAGQRREFNLPLDWRLSTGFRAQVQRALTGIAYGETQTYGQLAQRVGSPTAVRAVGSGCATNPLPIVVPCHRVLRSDGSLGGYRGGLEIKQYLLELESGNAPTSG encoded by the coding sequence ATGCCACTTTCCTGGACCACCATCGACAGCCCGATCGGTGAGCTGTTGCTCGTCGGGTCCCCCGAAGGTGTGGTGCGCATCGCGTTTGAGTGCGAGGACCTCGATGACGTGCGCCGCAACATCTCGGACCGCACCGGCGAGCAGCTTGAGCCAGGTCCGCTCGGACAGGCAGAAAAGCAGCTCGCCGAGTATTTTGCAGGCCAGCGCAGGGAATTCAACCTACCGCTCGACTGGCGCCTGAGCACGGGGTTTCGAGCCCAGGTACAGCGTGCATTGACAGGTATCGCCTACGGCGAGACTCAGACCTACGGCCAGCTCGCGCAGCGTGTGGGAAGCCCCACGGCCGTGCGCGCGGTCGGCAGCGGCTGCGCCACCAACCCGCTGCCGATCGTCGTACCGTGTCACCGGGTGCTGCGCAGCGACGGCTCCCTCGGCGGTTATCGAGGCGGCTTGGAGATCAAGCAGTACCTGCTTGAGCTGGAGTCAGGTAATGCACCTACTTCAGGCTAA
- a CDS encoding CrcB family protein, producing the protein MKEALIVGAGATLGALTRWAITLALPVVLPVPLDGIHLVNVLGCLAMGFFAPGKFWGTGFLGGFTTFSGVAIAAALSSPLGAIALLAVYFVVCVGAWLLGDALRTRTRGTA; encoded by the coding sequence GTGAAAGAAGCCCTCATCGTCGGTGCCGGTGCCACGCTCGGCGCGCTGACCAGGTGGGCAATCACCCTCGCGCTCCCCGTCGTACTCCCCGTGCCGCTCGACGGCATCCACCTGGTCAACGTCCTCGGCTGTCTGGCCATGGGCTTCTTCGCTCCCGGCAAGTTCTGGGGGACCGGCTTCTTAGGCGGCTTCACGACGTTCTCCGGCGTCGCCATCGCCGCCGCGCTCAGCTCGCCCCTGGGTGCGATCGCCCTGCTCGCGGTCTACTTCGTGGTCTGCGTCGGGGCATGGCTGCTTGGCGACGCCCTGCGCACCCGCACCAGGGGCACCGCATAA
- a CDS encoding ABC transporter permease: MTRVSLRNIVAHKLRLALTVLAVVLGTAFIAGSLMFTNMLGNTFDSAVSSQFEGVDAVAAPGEEMQAIPNDVVDELRGGPGVDKLNVEASQTVVAATTDNNPIQTGQGTSTAGIYYPPAEAAGQAPSIAEGREPTALGEAIVNSNAAEKYGIALDQELTVVDTMGRETYRIVGLYDDDMTPSSSLAFQVSPETYSQFYTDGTSVPSVSLSAVDGTTAQQLVDDLRNAHPELKIDTGEVLAEEATKQIRDALSFVSYFLIAFGLVGLLVGTFLIANTFSMIVAQRTKEFALLRALGASRRQITRSVTIEAFIVGLLGSFLGVVAGVGLVAIIKAVMGANDMPLPEGGLGLSTRAVVVPVVVGVIVTMISAWAPARRAGQVQPVEAMRASESSSPQPLKIRTIIGTVLIVAAIIAAAAGVLWEDGTTANRAILVGVAAVGVIAGLFLAGPAFSLPIVPPLGRLIGAPFGAMGRLASTNTRRNPRRTSATAFALMLGIALVTVIGMLGATMKQSIADVTENEITADYVLTGPQNGSFPIPPDLPSRLDDVDGVGDVVAYSEAPIAINGEFGYQFGPYGASPVFSGDPTKLMKLEMLQGTSSVEGDTIIAPEPWATERGWNLGDKVTLTAPGLTPASVEVTIGGIFAESNTVRAPAIGYETAQKVVPAEALSINMVGVNGDGTVDPEQLRANLEEEVRPDIIVQVRSTEEMAGQVTGLIDQMLFILYALLSLAVIIAVLGIVNTLTLSVIERRQEIGMLRAVGSRRGQIRTMIILESVQMAVFGALLGILMGLGLGWAFLTVLSGQGLEDIVVPWALIGTMLGGTVVVGILAALWPGHRAAKTPPLDAIAD; the protein is encoded by the coding sequence ATGACTCGGGTTTCGCTGCGCAACATTGTCGCGCACAAGCTCCGCCTCGCTCTGACGGTGCTCGCGGTCGTCCTCGGCACGGCGTTCATCGCCGGGTCGCTCATGTTCACGAACATGCTGGGCAACACCTTCGACAGCGCGGTCAGCTCCCAGTTCGAGGGCGTCGACGCGGTCGCCGCCCCGGGGGAGGAGATGCAGGCCATCCCGAACGACGTGGTGGATGAGCTGCGTGGTGGTCCGGGCGTCGACAAGCTTAATGTTGAGGCGAGCCAGACGGTGGTCGCGGCGACGACCGACAACAACCCCATCCAGACCGGCCAGGGCACGTCGACGGCCGGCATTTACTACCCGCCGGCGGAGGCGGCCGGGCAGGCGCCGAGCATCGCTGAGGGCCGGGAGCCGACGGCGCTGGGCGAGGCGATCGTCAATAGCAACGCCGCCGAGAAGTACGGCATCGCGCTCGATCAGGAACTCACTGTCGTCGACACAATGGGGCGCGAAACGTACCGCATTGTCGGGCTTTACGACGACGACATGACCCCCAGCTCCTCCCTCGCCTTCCAGGTCAGCCCCGAAACCTACAGCCAGTTCTACACTGACGGCACTTCCGTGCCCAGCGTTTCGCTGTCCGCGGTGGATGGCACCACGGCGCAGCAGCTTGTCGACGATCTGCGCAACGCCCACCCCGAGCTGAAAATCGACACCGGCGAAGTGCTGGCGGAGGAAGCCACGAAGCAGATCCGCGACGCCTTAAGCTTTGTCAGCTACTTCCTCATCGCGTTCGGCCTGGTTGGCCTGCTCGTGGGCACGTTCCTGATTGCGAATACTTTCTCCATGATCGTTGCGCAGCGCACGAAAGAGTTCGCGCTGCTGCGCGCGCTGGGGGCGTCGCGACGCCAAATCACGCGCTCCGTCACGATCGAAGCGTTCATCGTCGGCCTGCTCGGCTCGTTCCTCGGCGTCGTCGCAGGTGTCGGCTTGGTCGCCATCATCAAGGCAGTGATGGGCGCCAACGACATGCCCCTGCCCGAAGGAGGGCTTGGCTTATCGACGCGCGCTGTGGTCGTTCCGGTCGTCGTCGGCGTCATCGTCACCATGATCTCCGCCTGGGCACCAGCGCGACGCGCGGGCCAGGTGCAGCCGGTGGAGGCGATGCGGGCGAGCGAGTCGTCGTCGCCCCAGCCGCTGAAGATCCGCACGATTATCGGCACAGTCCTGATCGTTGCGGCGATTATTGCCGCGGCGGCGGGCGTTCTGTGGGAGGACGGGACGACCGCGAATCGCGCGATCCTCGTCGGAGTTGCCGCGGTGGGTGTTATCGCGGGGCTGTTCCTCGCGGGACCGGCATTCTCGCTGCCCATTGTGCCGCCGCTCGGGCGCCTCATCGGTGCCCCGTTCGGGGCGATGGGTCGGCTTGCCTCCACCAACACGCGGCGCAACCCGCGCCGCACCTCGGCGACCGCCTTTGCGCTCATGCTGGGCATCGCGCTGGTCACTGTGATCGGCATGTTGGGTGCGACCATGAAACAATCCATCGCGGACGTCACCGAGAACGAAATCACCGCGGACTACGTGCTCACCGGGCCGCAAAACGGCTCCTTCCCCATTCCGCCGGACCTGCCGAGCAGGCTTGACGACGTCGACGGGGTGGGCGACGTGGTCGCGTACTCGGAGGCGCCGATCGCCATTAACGGTGAATTTGGTTACCAGTTCGGGCCTTACGGCGCGTCGCCGGTGTTTTCCGGCGACCCCACAAAGCTGATGAAGCTTGAGATGCTCCAGGGCACCTCCTCGGTCGAGGGGGACACCATCATCGCCCCTGAGCCGTGGGCGACGGAGCGCGGATGGAACCTCGGCGACAAGGTCACGCTTACCGCCCCGGGTCTGACACCGGCTTCCGTGGAGGTGACGATCGGCGGCATCTTCGCAGAATCGAACACGGTCAGGGCACCGGCGATTGGCTACGAGACCGCGCAAAAGGTGGTGCCCGCCGAGGCCCTCAGTATCAACATGGTCGGGGTCAACGGCGACGGCACGGTCGATCCCGAGCAGCTGCGCGCCAACCTCGAGGAAGAGGTTCGGCCCGACATCATCGTGCAGGTGCGCTCGACGGAGGAAATGGCCGGGCAGGTCACGGGCCTGATCGACCAAATGCTGTTCATCCTCTATGCGCTGTTGTCGCTTGCGGTGATCATCGCGGTCCTGGGCATCGTGAACACGCTGACGCTGTCGGTTATTGAGCGTCGCCAAGAGATTGGCATGCTGCGTGCCGTCGGAAGCCGGCGCGGGCAAATCAGGACGATGATCATTCTCGAATCCGTCCAGATGGCAGTCTTCGGTGCGCTGCTCGGAATCCTCATGGGCCTTGGGCTTGGATGGGCCTTCCTCACCGTGCTCTCCGGACAGGGCCTCGAGGACATTGTCGTGCCGTGGGCACTTATCGGCACCATGCTCGGCGGCACGGTTGTGGTCGGCATCCTCGCTGCGCTATGGCCGGGGCACCGGGCGGCGAAGACGCCGCCGCTGGACGCTATCGCGGATTAG
- the pgm gene encoding phosphoglucomutase (alpha-D-glucose-1,6-bisphosphate-dependent), with product MTHERAGQPAQPSDLIDIAEVVSAYYTREIDPDNPDQQVAFGTSGHRGSSLDNAFNQQHIWAITQAIVDYRRDNNIGGPIYIGRDTHALSEPAMISALEVLIAGGIEVLVDAAGAYTPTPAVSHAILRHNAALSGGVTGTDPKRADGIVITPSHNPPRDGGFKYNPPNGGPADTDATDWIAARANSYIGDGLRGVERASISGVLDERAGKFDFMGSYVADLANVVDIDAIRSSGLRIGADPMGGASVHYWQAIAETHKLTLTVVNPLVDATWRFMTLDTDGKIRMDCSSPDAMASLVASRDKFDIATGNDADADRHGIVTPDAGLMNPNHYLAVAIEYLYSHRPCWGERTAVGKTLVSSSMIDRVVSSLGRELVEVPVGFKWFVPGLIDGTIGFGGEESAGASFLRHDGTVWSTDKDGLIMDLLAAEITAVTGDTPSQRYRVLAGKFGEPAYARIDAPANREQKATLKKLSPEQVTATELAGEEITAKLTDAPGNGAAIGGLKVTTESAWFAARPSGTEDKYKIYAESFKGDEHLAKVQEEAQALVSEVLGQ from the coding sequence ATGACACACGAACGCGCGGGTCAGCCCGCCCAGCCGAGCGACCTGATTGACATCGCCGAGGTCGTCTCTGCGTACTACACCCGCGAGATTGACCCGGACAATCCCGACCAGCAGGTTGCGTTCGGCACGTCCGGGCACCGCGGGTCGTCACTGGACAACGCGTTTAACCAGCAGCACATCTGGGCGATTACGCAGGCGATCGTGGATTACCGCCGCGACAACAACATCGGCGGACCGATCTACATCGGGCGCGACACCCACGCGTTGAGCGAGCCAGCCATGATTTCGGCCCTCGAGGTGCTCATCGCCGGCGGCATCGAGGTGCTTGTCGACGCCGCCGGCGCCTACACCCCGACCCCCGCGGTCTCGCACGCGATCCTGCGACACAACGCCGCGCTCAGCGGCGGCGTGACCGGCACGGACCCGAAGCGTGCCGACGGCATCGTGATCACGCCCTCGCACAACCCGCCGCGCGACGGTGGTTTCAAGTACAACCCGCCCAACGGCGGGCCGGCGGACACCGATGCGACGGATTGGATCGCGGCGCGGGCCAATTCCTACATCGGGGATGGCTTGCGGGGCGTGGAAAGGGCGTCGATAAGCGGCGTGCTCGATGAGCGGGCCGGAAAGTTCGATTTTATGGGCTCCTACGTCGCTGACCTGGCGAACGTGGTCGACATCGACGCGATCCGCTCAAGCGGGCTGAGAATCGGCGCGGACCCGATGGGCGGGGCCAGCGTGCACTACTGGCAAGCCATCGCCGAGACCCACAAGCTCACCCTCACCGTGGTCAACCCGCTTGTCGACGCCACCTGGCGGTTCATGACGCTGGACACGGACGGCAAGATCCGCATGGACTGCTCCAGCCCGGACGCAATGGCGTCGCTGGTGGCCAGCCGCGACAAGTTCGACATCGCGACGGGCAACGACGCGGACGCGGACCGCCACGGCATTGTCACCCCCGATGCCGGGCTGATGAACCCGAACCACTACCTGGCGGTGGCGATTGAGTACCTGTATTCGCACCGCCCTTGCTGGGGCGAGCGCACCGCGGTGGGCAAAACGCTGGTGTCGTCATCCATGATCGATCGCGTCGTGTCCTCGCTGGGCCGTGAGCTCGTCGAGGTTCCCGTCGGGTTCAAATGGTTCGTGCCTGGGCTTATCGACGGCACCATCGGCTTCGGCGGCGAGGAATCCGCGGGCGCTTCGTTCCTGCGCCACGACGGAACCGTGTGGTCGACCGACAAGGACGGTCTGATCATGGACCTGCTCGCAGCCGAGATCACCGCCGTAACCGGGGACACGCCGTCGCAGCGCTACCGCGTGCTGGCCGGGAAATTCGGCGAGCCCGCCTACGCGCGTATCGACGCCCCCGCCAACCGCGAGCAGAAAGCCACCCTAAAGAAGCTCTCCCCGGAGCAGGTCACCGCGACCGAACTCGCGGGGGAGGAGATCACCGCGAAGCTTACCGACGCCCCCGGCAACGGCGCCGCCATCGGCGGGCTCAAGGTGACCACGGAAAGCGCGTGGTTCGCCGCGCGACCGTCGGGAACCGAGGACAAGTACAAGATCTACGCCGAAAGCTTTAAGGGCGACGAGCACCTCGCAAAGGTACAAGAGGAGGCCCAAGCATTAGTTTCCGAGGTACTTGGGCAGTAG
- a CDS encoding MauE/DoxX family redox-associated membrane protein: protein MVLDILSAAARFFMAYIWISAGWSKIGAHMDVTQTIQAYEIFTPAWSDLLARLIGPMELAGGLLLLLGITLRPAGWVSIGVLILFIIGLGSAWSRGLVIDCGCFNPEPTETGTNILATMARDVFYIAITLFMIYRPFKKWAIYP from the coding sequence ATGGTGCTCGACATCCTCTCTGCCGCAGCGCGGTTCTTTATGGCCTACATCTGGATCTCCGCTGGGTGGTCCAAGATCGGTGCGCACATGGATGTCACTCAGACCATCCAGGCGTATGAGATTTTCACCCCAGCCTGGTCGGACTTGCTGGCGCGCCTCATCGGCCCGATGGAGTTGGCGGGTGGGTTGCTGCTGTTGCTGGGCATCACGCTACGCCCGGCGGGATGGGTCTCCATCGGGGTGTTGATCCTGTTCATCATCGGATTGGGCTCGGCGTGGTCGCGGGGCCTGGTCATCGACTGCGGGTGCTTTAACCCGGAGCCGACGGAAACCGGCACCAACATCCTGGCGACGATGGCCCGAGACGTGTTCTACATCGCTATCACGTTGTTCATGATCTACCGCCCGTTTAAGAAATGGGCGATCTACCCCTAA
- a CDS encoding DsbA family protein: MTTRKVQNPNDKGGAAFIWALVAVVAIAALVIGLIVFNGRSQRSQAIAEQMVPVENLEVSYTEGDPYFTLSAAEGGEGAKSVDLFEDFSCSYCADLATTTDGDALEKIQAGELEVNVRPMTILDSQGGQYSPGHSTHALAAELALAANGEAEALWNLRAMLFENQQSVFNKLDKDDFADRAKEFGASDEAVQAIRDGAFEEQATAMGEANLNYQNEKTGTAYTPRVMRDDKDLVEGQEITNWVDAATA, from the coding sequence ATGACCACGCGTAAAGTTCAAAACCCCAACGACAAGGGCGGCGCCGCCTTCATCTGGGCTCTCGTCGCCGTCGTCGCCATCGCAGCTCTGGTGATTGGGCTGATCGTCTTCAACGGGCGCTCCCAGCGCAGCCAGGCGATCGCCGAACAAATGGTCCCCGTGGAGAACCTCGAGGTCAGCTACACGGAGGGTGACCCCTACTTCACCCTCTCGGCCGCCGAGGGCGGCGAAGGCGCCAAGTCGGTCGATCTGTTCGAGGATTTCTCCTGCTCCTACTGCGCCGACTTGGCAACGACGACCGACGGCGATGCCCTGGAGAAGATCCAGGCCGGCGAACTTGAGGTCAACGTCCGCCCGATGACCATTCTCGACTCCCAGGGCGGGCAGTACAGCCCGGGCCACTCCACCCACGCCTTGGCCGCTGAGCTCGCCTTGGCCGCCAACGGTGAGGCCGAGGCGCTGTGGAACCTGCGCGCAATGCTTTTTGAGAACCAGCAGAGCGTGTTCAACAAGCTGGACAAGGACGATTTCGCCGACCGCGCCAAGGAGTTTGGCGCCTCTGACGAAGCCGTCCAGGCCATCCGCGACGGCGCGTTCGAGGAGCAGGCCACCGCGATGGGCGAGGCCAACCTGAACTACCAGAACGAAAAGACCGGCACCGCCTACACGCCGCGCGTCATGCGCGACGACAAGGACCTCGTCGAGGGCCAGGAGATCACCAACTGGGTCGACGCGGCCACCGCGTAA
- a CDS encoding fluoride efflux transporter FluC has product MAAWRRPAHPHQGHRIISLAIIFVLMPAGAVTVGAFLGGLARWGLSRIPGGLTGTLLANLFASIVIGLSLGLEPRWQVFLGVGFAGALSTWSTLAKELGQLVKEQAWRRAGVYAVATAVLGAGGAYLGYLTSGVGLAS; this is encoded by the coding sequence ATGGCTGCTTGGCGACGCCCTGCGCACCCGCACCAGGGGCACCGCATAATCTCCCTGGCCATCATCTTCGTATTGATGCCCGCCGGGGCCGTCACCGTCGGCGCTTTCCTCGGCGGGCTCGCCCGCTGGGGGCTCAGCCGCATCCCCGGGGGGCTGACGGGAACGCTGCTGGCCAACCTGTTCGCCTCTATCGTGATCGGGCTCTCACTCGGTCTGGAACCCCGGTGGCAGGTGTTTCTCGGTGTCGGATTCGCCGGGGCGCTGTCGACGTGGTCCACGCTTGCGAAAGAGCTCGGGCAGCTTGTCAAGGAGCAGGCCTGGCGACGGGCCGGGGTGTACGCCGTGGCAACCGCGGTTCTGGGTGCTGGCGGCGCGTACCTCGGCTACCTGACATCGGGTGTGGGCCTCGCGTCCTAG
- a CDS encoding DUF3558 family protein, which translates to MTVSGETSVSEPVVSESDSAGPAAFHFDSGDLIIGPFNPEEVKHNLFNPCTEISDAEFAAAGLVKSDVQPGTTTVQFVKGCSVETNDPYKTILLVTNAADKNIILASSPELGSPISEPPESFAYGSTDGSDDMCDVAVETDRGTFSVSIGTLKSGTDADTLCEEAGELLNRLFVANNL; encoded by the coding sequence GTGACTGTTTCGGGGGAGACAAGTGTTTCAGAGCCGGTGGTGTCGGAGTCTGATTCGGCGGGGCCTGCTGCGTTTCATTTTGACAGTGGCGACCTGATCATCGGGCCGTTTAACCCCGAGGAGGTAAAGCACAACCTCTTCAATCCGTGCACGGAAATCTCCGATGCGGAGTTTGCGGCGGCGGGACTTGTCAAGAGCGACGTGCAACCGGGAACCACAACAGTTCAGTTTGTGAAGGGTTGCTCGGTCGAAACCAATGACCCGTATAAAACGATCCTTTTGGTTACCAATGCCGCAGATAAGAACATAATCTTAGCTTCTTCGCCAGAATTGGGTTCACCCATTTCTGAACCACCCGAATCTTTTGCTTACGGTTCAACTGATGGAAGCGACGATATGTGTGACGTGGCGGTTGAGACCGACAGAGGAACCTTTTCGGTAAGCATCGGCACTTTAAAGAGCGGTACAGATGCTGACACTCTATGCGAGGAAGCGGGGGAGCTGCTTAATCGTCTTTTCGTAGCCAACAATCTTTAG